A single Stigmatopora argus isolate UIUO_Sarg chromosome 7, RoL_Sarg_1.0, whole genome shotgun sequence DNA region contains:
- the snapc3 gene encoding snRNA-activating protein complex subunit 3 — protein sequence MAAPNDQNIPEYEDGKANSTTFHIGSLRKEWLNRLQPSEYSYSADDDDTFHANFAHETGVSVETMQELKNVCSISSLRCHPEDERPDPEVVPEDSTLKTLMERKKRQDYKLSLKISKNRHDLYADEQERLATTLKPDAVENLVPEGNIILTINVYYPATFKKFCYVRPHATLLLLGTQKLTELRDAVCCASDLEVYGEFSNNPDTAPDFVSKDHYKSAFFFFEGVFYNDMRYPECRDISQTTITWATANKFPTYTQAKMEDTTFEDLKIKLGFPYLYCHQGDCEHIVIITDARLTHKDDGLDRTLYPMLVHKHRVATQKCAVCSTFIARWCTVGDQLAPSHPCLFCDKCFRMLHYDADGNKLGEFLAYPYIDRGAFN from the exons ATGGCTGCCCCGAACGatcaaaacatcccagaatacGAGGACGGCAAGGCGAATAGCACTACGTTTCACATTGGATCTTTGAGAAAAGAATGGCTAAATCGACTCCAGCCGTCCGAATACTCGTACTCggccgacgacgacgacacATTTCACGCTAACTTCGCCCACGAAACTGGAGTTAGCGTGGAGACGATGCAGGAGCTCAAAAATGTCTGCAG CATTTCATCGCTTCGTTGCCATCCCGAGGACGAGCGTCCCGACCCGGAAGTCGTACCCGAAGACTCCACACTAAAAACCCTCAT gGAAAGAAAAAAGAGGCAAGATTACAAATTATCGCTAAAAATTAGCAAGAACAGGCACGACCTCTACGCGGACGAGCAG GAGCGATTGGCCACCACCTTGAAACCGGACGCCGTGGAAAATCTGGTTCCTGAGGGAAACATCATCCTGACCATTAATGTGTACTACCCGGCTACTTTCAAGAAG TTCTGCTACGTCCGACCTCACGCGACCCTGTTGCTACTGGGCACCCAAAAACTGACGGAACTCCGGGACGCCGTCTGCTGCGCTAGCGACTTGGAGGTGTACGGCGAGTTCAGCAACAACCCGGACACGGCGCCGGATTTCGTCAGCAAA GACCATTACAAATCTGCATTCTTTTTCTTCGAAGGGGTGTTCTACAACGACATGCGTTACCCGGAGTGCCGCGACATCAGCCA GACCACCATCACGTGGGCCACGGCCAACAAGTTCCCCACATACACCCAGGCCAAGATGGAGGACACGACCTTTGAGGATCTAAAGATCAAACTGGGCTTCCCCTACCTCTACTGTCACCAAGGCGACTGCGAGCACATTGTCATCATTACGGATGCCAG GCTGACGCACAAGGACGACGGCCTGGACCGGACGCTGTACCCGATGCTTGTGCACAAACATCGGGTGGCGACGCAAAAGTGCGCCGTCTGCTCTACTTTCATCGCCAG gtggtGCACGGTGGGTGACCAGTTGGCGCCCAGTCACCCGTGTCTGTTTTGCGACAAGTGCTTTCGCATGCTGCACTACGACGCCGACGGCAACAAGCTGGGAGAGTTTTTGGCTTACCCTTACATTGATCGTGGCGCTTTCAACTGA
- the psip1a gene encoding PC4 and SFRS1 interacting protein 1a isoform X3, translating to MTGDWKPGDLIFAKMKGYPHWPARIDEVPDGAVKPSNIKLPIFFFGTHETAFLGPKDIFPYHPNKEKYAKPNKRKGFNEGLWEIENNPKVELTAPKPICTESLSEKDSDAGLEEEEGVEIKETNSLEVPGREAEEEEEDDDEGSMITEQGPQNKDDPSQAEAPKPKRGRKRKNEGEQDADAAEAPPASPVSPAGGEAPKRRGRRPKSEKLLLLQHQERPGSGSEIDAPESDKKRKRAAEDKSKSGEEDKRRKEDAKTKDGEAKEPDAKKKKPSKDGNSSGASDDDEKTKGRKKHQNTDTDKEARRRKDEANKDDSKKSEERSGTKKKEISTDVKLQRLHSDIKISLKIDNPDIKKCLDALDEISTLQVTTQHLQKQGELIGTLKKIRRFKASQDVMDKASMLYNKFKSMFLVGEGECTLSKVLNRSLAEQRQHEEAKKGTLKRAEQAQENQAPADKAGEGDQNAEENKAEPREDVSTVENLSAPVSQEAST from the exons ATGACCGGAGACTGGAAGCCTGGTGATCTGATTTTCGCCAAAATGAAGGGCTACCCCCACTGGCCAGCTAGA ATCGACGAAGTCCCAGACGGCGCCGTGAAACCCTCCAACATCAAGTTACCCATCTTTTTCTTTGGTACCCATGAAAC CGCCTTCCTGGGCCCCAAAGATATCTTCCCGTACCACCCCAACAAGGAGAAGTACGCCAAACCCAACAAGAGGAAGGGCTTCAACGAAGGATTGTGGGAGATCGAGAACAACCCCAAAGTGGAGCTGACGGCACCAAAG CCTATTTGTACAGAATCTTTGTCTGAGAAGGATTCAGACGCTGGTTTAGAAGAAGAGGAGGGGGTGGAGATTAAGGAAACAAATTCATTGGAA GTTCCAGGAAGGGAGgctgaagaagaggaggaggacgacgacgaagGGTCTATGATCACCGAGCAGGGGCCTCAGAACAAAGAT GACCCATCCCAGGCAGAAGCCCCTAAACCTAAGAGAGGACGAAAAagaaag AATGAGGGCGAGCAAGACGCAGATGCAGCGGAAGCTCCCCCAGCAAGTCCAGTCAGTCCTGCAG GTGGGGAGGCCCCAAAACGACGAGGCAGGAGGCCCAAAAGTGAAAAGTTGCTTCTGCTGCAGCATCAGGAGCGACCGGGCTCGGGAAGTGAAAT AGACGCCCCCGAGTCGGACAAAAAGAGGAAGAGGGCGGCAGAGGACAAGTCCAAAAGCGGCGAGGAGGACAAGCGAAGGAAGGAGGACGCCAAGACCAAAGACGGCGAGGCCAAAGAGCCGGacgccaagaagaagaagccttCCAAAGACGGCAACTCGTCGGGTGCCTCGGATGATGACGAG AAGACCAAAGGCAGGAAAAAGCATCAAAACACAGACACGGACAAGGAGGCACGGCGGCGAAAAGACGA GGCAAACAAGGACGACTCCAAGAAAAGCGAAGAGCGATCTGGCACGAAAAAAAAGG AAATCTCCACGGATGTCAAGCTTCAGCGTCTCCACAGTGATATCAAGATTTCGCTCAAGATAGACAACCCT GACATAAAGAAGTGCTTGGACGCCCTGGACGAGATCAGCACCCTTCAGGTGACCACGCAACACCTGCAGAAGCAAGGCGAACTGATCGGCACGCTGAAGAAG ATCCGCAGGTTCAAAGCCAGCCAGGACGTGATGGACAAAGCCAGCATGCTGTACAACAAGTTCAAGAGCATGTTCCTGGTGGGCGAGGGCGAGTGCACGCTCAGCAAGGTGCTCAACCGCTCTTTGGCCGAGCAGCGCCAGCACGAGGAGGCCAAGAAGGGGACGCTGAAGAGGGCCGAACAAGCGCAGGAGAACCAAGCGCCAGCGG ATAAAGCGGGCGAAGGAGATCAGAACGCCGAGGAGAACAAGGCGGAGCCTCGTGAAGACGTGTCTACGGTGGAGAACCTCAG CGCCCCCGTTTCTCAAGAAGCCTCCACCTGA
- the psip1a gene encoding PC4 and SFRS1 interacting protein 1a isoform X2 encodes MQMTGDWKPGDLIFAKMKGYPHWPARIDEVPDGAVKPSNIKLPIFFFGTHETAFLGPKDIFPYHPNKEKYAKPNKRKGFNEGLWEIENNPKVELTAPKPICTESLSEKDSDAGLEEEEGVEIKETNSLEVPGREAEEEEEDDDEGSMITEQGPQNKDDPSQAEAPKPKRGRKRKNEGEQDADAAEAPPASPVSPAGGEAPKRRGRRPKSEKLLLLQHQERPGSGSEIDAPESDKKRKRAAEDKSKSGEEDKRRKEDAKTKDGEAKEPDAKKKKPSKDGNSSGASDDDETKGRKKHQNTDTDKEARRRKDEANKDDSKKSEERSGTKKKEISTDVKLQRLHSDIKISLKIDNPDIKKCLDALDEISTLQVTTQHLQKQGELIGTLKKIRRFKASQDVMDKASMLYNKFKSMFLVGEGECTLSKVLNRSLAEQRQHEEAKKGTLKRAEQAQENQAPADKAGEGDQNAEENKAEPREDVSTVENLSAPVSQEAST; translated from the exons ATGC AAATGACCGGAGACTGGAAGCCTGGTGATCTGATTTTCGCCAAAATGAAGGGCTACCCCCACTGGCCAGCTAGA ATCGACGAAGTCCCAGACGGCGCCGTGAAACCCTCCAACATCAAGTTACCCATCTTTTTCTTTGGTACCCATGAAAC CGCCTTCCTGGGCCCCAAAGATATCTTCCCGTACCACCCCAACAAGGAGAAGTACGCCAAACCCAACAAGAGGAAGGGCTTCAACGAAGGATTGTGGGAGATCGAGAACAACCCCAAAGTGGAGCTGACGGCACCAAAG CCTATTTGTACAGAATCTTTGTCTGAGAAGGATTCAGACGCTGGTTTAGAAGAAGAGGAGGGGGTGGAGATTAAGGAAACAAATTCATTGGAA GTTCCAGGAAGGGAGgctgaagaagaggaggaggacgacgacgaagGGTCTATGATCACCGAGCAGGGGCCTCAGAACAAAGAT GACCCATCCCAGGCAGAAGCCCCTAAACCTAAGAGAGGACGAAAAagaaag AATGAGGGCGAGCAAGACGCAGATGCAGCGGAAGCTCCCCCAGCAAGTCCAGTCAGTCCTGCAG GTGGGGAGGCCCCAAAACGACGAGGCAGGAGGCCCAAAAGTGAAAAGTTGCTTCTGCTGCAGCATCAGGAGCGACCGGGCTCGGGAAGTGAAAT AGACGCCCCCGAGTCGGACAAAAAGAGGAAGAGGGCGGCAGAGGACAAGTCCAAAAGCGGCGAGGAGGACAAGCGAAGGAAGGAGGACGCCAAGACCAAAGACGGCGAGGCCAAAGAGCCGGacgccaagaagaagaagccttCCAAAGACGGCAACTCGTCGGGTGCCTCGGATGATGACGAG ACCAAAGGCAGGAAAAAGCATCAAAACACAGACACGGACAAGGAGGCACGGCGGCGAAAAGACGA GGCAAACAAGGACGACTCCAAGAAAAGCGAAGAGCGATCTGGCACGAAAAAAAAGG AAATCTCCACGGATGTCAAGCTTCAGCGTCTCCACAGTGATATCAAGATTTCGCTCAAGATAGACAACCCT GACATAAAGAAGTGCTTGGACGCCCTGGACGAGATCAGCACCCTTCAGGTGACCACGCAACACCTGCAGAAGCAAGGCGAACTGATCGGCACGCTGAAGAAG ATCCGCAGGTTCAAAGCCAGCCAGGACGTGATGGACAAAGCCAGCATGCTGTACAACAAGTTCAAGAGCATGTTCCTGGTGGGCGAGGGCGAGTGCACGCTCAGCAAGGTGCTCAACCGCTCTTTGGCCGAGCAGCGCCAGCACGAGGAGGCCAAGAAGGGGACGCTGAAGAGGGCCGAACAAGCGCAGGAGAACCAAGCGCCAGCGG ATAAAGCGGGCGAAGGAGATCAGAACGCCGAGGAGAACAAGGCGGAGCCTCGTGAAGACGTGTCTACGGTGGAGAACCTCAG CGCCCCCGTTTCTCAAGAAGCCTCCACCTGA
- the psip1a gene encoding PC4 and SFRS1 interacting protein 1a isoform X1, with translation MQMTGDWKPGDLIFAKMKGYPHWPARIDEVPDGAVKPSNIKLPIFFFGTHETAFLGPKDIFPYHPNKEKYAKPNKRKGFNEGLWEIENNPKVELTAPKPICTESLSEKDSDAGLEEEEGVEIKETNSLEVPGREAEEEEEDDDEGSMITEQGPQNKDDPSQAEAPKPKRGRKRKNEGEQDADAAEAPPASPVSPAGGEAPKRRGRRPKSEKLLLLQHQERPGSGSEIDAPESDKKRKRAAEDKSKSGEEDKRRKEDAKTKDGEAKEPDAKKKKPSKDGNSSGASDDDEKTKGRKKHQNTDTDKEARRRKDEANKDDSKKSEERSGTKKKEISTDVKLQRLHSDIKISLKIDNPDIKKCLDALDEISTLQVTTQHLQKQGELIGTLKKIRRFKASQDVMDKASMLYNKFKSMFLVGEGECTLSKVLNRSLAEQRQHEEAKKGTLKRAEQAQENQAPADKAGEGDQNAEENKAEPREDVSTVENLSAPVSQEAST, from the exons ATGC AAATGACCGGAGACTGGAAGCCTGGTGATCTGATTTTCGCCAAAATGAAGGGCTACCCCCACTGGCCAGCTAGA ATCGACGAAGTCCCAGACGGCGCCGTGAAACCCTCCAACATCAAGTTACCCATCTTTTTCTTTGGTACCCATGAAAC CGCCTTCCTGGGCCCCAAAGATATCTTCCCGTACCACCCCAACAAGGAGAAGTACGCCAAACCCAACAAGAGGAAGGGCTTCAACGAAGGATTGTGGGAGATCGAGAACAACCCCAAAGTGGAGCTGACGGCACCAAAG CCTATTTGTACAGAATCTTTGTCTGAGAAGGATTCAGACGCTGGTTTAGAAGAAGAGGAGGGGGTGGAGATTAAGGAAACAAATTCATTGGAA GTTCCAGGAAGGGAGgctgaagaagaggaggaggacgacgacgaagGGTCTATGATCACCGAGCAGGGGCCTCAGAACAAAGAT GACCCATCCCAGGCAGAAGCCCCTAAACCTAAGAGAGGACGAAAAagaaag AATGAGGGCGAGCAAGACGCAGATGCAGCGGAAGCTCCCCCAGCAAGTCCAGTCAGTCCTGCAG GTGGGGAGGCCCCAAAACGACGAGGCAGGAGGCCCAAAAGTGAAAAGTTGCTTCTGCTGCAGCATCAGGAGCGACCGGGCTCGGGAAGTGAAAT AGACGCCCCCGAGTCGGACAAAAAGAGGAAGAGGGCGGCAGAGGACAAGTCCAAAAGCGGCGAGGAGGACAAGCGAAGGAAGGAGGACGCCAAGACCAAAGACGGCGAGGCCAAAGAGCCGGacgccaagaagaagaagccttCCAAAGACGGCAACTCGTCGGGTGCCTCGGATGATGACGAG AAGACCAAAGGCAGGAAAAAGCATCAAAACACAGACACGGACAAGGAGGCACGGCGGCGAAAAGACGA GGCAAACAAGGACGACTCCAAGAAAAGCGAAGAGCGATCTGGCACGAAAAAAAAGG AAATCTCCACGGATGTCAAGCTTCAGCGTCTCCACAGTGATATCAAGATTTCGCTCAAGATAGACAACCCT GACATAAAGAAGTGCTTGGACGCCCTGGACGAGATCAGCACCCTTCAGGTGACCACGCAACACCTGCAGAAGCAAGGCGAACTGATCGGCACGCTGAAGAAG ATCCGCAGGTTCAAAGCCAGCCAGGACGTGATGGACAAAGCCAGCATGCTGTACAACAAGTTCAAGAGCATGTTCCTGGTGGGCGAGGGCGAGTGCACGCTCAGCAAGGTGCTCAACCGCTCTTTGGCCGAGCAGCGCCAGCACGAGGAGGCCAAGAAGGGGACGCTGAAGAGGGCCGAACAAGCGCAGGAGAACCAAGCGCCAGCGG ATAAAGCGGGCGAAGGAGATCAGAACGCCGAGGAGAACAAGGCGGAGCCTCGTGAAGACGTGTCTACGGTGGAGAACCTCAG CGCCCCCGTTTCTCAAGAAGCCTCCACCTGA